One window of the Lacerta agilis isolate rLacAgi1 chromosome 17, rLacAgi1.pri, whole genome shotgun sequence genome contains the following:
- the SF1 gene encoding splicing factor 1 isoform X1 produces the protein MDQKTVIPGMPTVIPPGLTREQERAYIVQLQIEDLTRKLRTGDLGIPPNPEDRSPSPEPIYNSEGKRLNTREFRTRKKLEEERHNLITEMVALNPDFKPPADYKPPATRVSDKVMIPQDEYPEINFVGLLIGPRGNTLKNIEKECNAKIMIRGKGSVKEGKVGRKDGQMLPGEDEPLHALVTANTMENVKKAVEQIRNILKQGIETPEDQNDLRKMQLRELARLNGTLREDDNRILRPWQNTETRSITNTTVCTKCGGAGHIASDCKFARPGDPQSAQDKARMDKEYLSLMAELGEAPVPASVGSSSGPSNPPLPSGPRPSGPGNNQPPPNRPPWMNSGPSENRPFHGMHGGGGGGGGGGGGGGPGGPGGPHNFPHHMSNMGGHGGHPMQHNPNGPPPWMQPHNPPMNQGPHPHGPPGPHHMDQYLGNAPVGSGVYRLQGKGMMPPPMGMMPPPPPPPSGQPPPPPSGPLPPWQQQQQPPPPPPSSSTPLPWQQNTTTTTTTSAGTGAIPPWQQQQGAAAVATSTGAPQMQGSPSMVPLPPGVQPPLPPGAPPPPPPPPPGSAGMMYAPPPPPPPMDPTNFVTMMGVGVPALPPFGMPPAPPPPPPQN, from the exons ATGGACCAGAAGACTGTCATCCCTGGAATGCCCACAGTTATCCCTCCTGGGCTTACCCGTGAACAAGAGAGAGCTTATATAG TGCAACTGCAGATAGAAGACCTGACTCGTAAACTGCGCACAGGAGACCTGGGCATCCCCCCTAACCCTGAGGACAG GTCTCCTTCCCCTGAACCGATTTACAATAGCGAGGGGAAGCGTTTGAACACCCGTGAATTCCGTACACGCAAGAAACTGGAAGAGGAGAGGCACAACCTGATAACAGAGATGGTGGCGCTCAACCCAGATTTCAAGCCACCAGCTGATTACAA ACCTCCAGCAACTCGAGTGAGTGATAAGGTGATGATCCCACAGGATGAATATCCTGAGATTAACTTTGTTGGGCTTCTGATTGGACCCAG AGGGAACACACTGAAGAACATTGAGAAGGAGTGCAACGCTAAGATTATGATCAGAGGCAAAGGGTCTGTGAAAGAAGGGAAGGTGGGCCGGAAAGATGGCCAGATGCTGCCTGGTGAGGATGAGCCACTTCATGCTTTGGTCACAGCTAACACCATGGAGAATGTGAAGAAGGCTGTGgaacag ATCCGGAACATTCTGAAGCAAGGCATTGAAACTCCAGAGGACCAGAATGATCTGCGCAAGATGCAGCTGCGGGAACTGGCCCGCCTCAATGGGACACTGCGTGAAGATGACAACAG AATTCTGCGTCCATGGCAAAACACTGAGACTCGCAGCATCACCAACACCACTGTGTGTACCAAGTGTGGAGGAGCTGGCCACATTGCATCAGATTGCAAGTTTGCCCG GCCTGGAGACCCCCAGTCAGCCCAGGATAAAGCACGCATGGACAAGGAATACCTGTCTCTGATGGCTGAGTTGGGAGAAGCTCCTGTCCCAGCATCGGTGGGATCATCTTCGGGACCTTCCAATCCACCGCTGCCAAGTGGTCCAAGACCTTCGGGGCCAGGAAACAACCAGCCACCTCCT AACCGCCCGCCATGGATGAACTCTGGCCCCTCTGAAAACAGGCCCTTCCATGGGATGCATGGTGGCGGCGGAGGTGGAggcggtggtggaggaggagggggacctGGAGGGCCTGGTGGCCCTCACAATTTCCCCCACCACATGTCAAATATGGGAGGACATGGGGGCCACCCAATGCAGCACAACCCCAACGGTCCTCCACCTTGGATGCAACCTCACAACCCACCAATGAACCAGGGACCACATCCTCACGGTCCCCCTGGGCCTCATCACATGG ATCAGTACCTGGGCAATGCGCCAGTGGGCTCTGGGGTCTATCGCCTCCAAGGAAAAG GTATGATGCCGCCTCCGATGGGTATGATGCCCCCGCCGCCCCCTCCGCCCAGTGGTCAGCCTCCCCCGCCTCCCTCTGGTCCTCTTCccccatggcagcagcagcagcagcctccaccCCCGCCTCCCAGCAGCAGTACTCCCTTGCCATGGCAGCAAA ATACgacgaccaccaccaccacgagcGCTGGCACCGGGGCCATCCctccatggcagcagcagcagggagcggCGGCGGTGGCAACTTCTACGGGGGCCCCACAGATGCAAGGCAGCCCCTCCATGGTGCCTTTGCCTCCAGGGGTCCAGCCTCcgctgccgcccggggccccgcctcctcccccgcccccgccgcctGGCTCCGCGGGCATGATGTacgcccctccccctcctccgcctcccATGGACCCTACTAATTTTGTCAccatgatgggggttggagtgcCAGCCTTGCCACCGTTTGGCATGCCCCCtgctcccccaccacccccaccacagaACTGA
- the SF1 gene encoding splicing factor 1 isoform X5, whose amino-acid sequence MVALNPDFKPPADYKPPATRVSDKVMIPQDEYPEINFVGLLIGPRGNTLKNIEKECNAKIMIRGKGSVKEGKVGRKDGQMLPGEDEPLHALVTANTMENVKKAVEQIRNILKQGIETPEDQNDLRKMQLRELARLNGTLREDDNRILRPWQNTETRSITNTTVCTKCGGAGHIASDCKFARPGDPQSAQDKARMDKEYLSLMAELGEAPVPASVGSSSGPSNPPLPSGPRPSGPGNNQPPPNRPPWMNSGPSENRPFHGMHGGGGGGGGGGGGGGPGGPGGPHNFPHHMSNMGGHGGHPMQHNPNGPPPWMQPHNPPMNQGPHPHGPPGPHHMDQYLGNAPVGSGVYRLQGKGMMPPPMGMMPPPPPPPSGQPPPPPSGPLPPWQQQQQPPPPPPSSSTPLPWQQNTTTTTTTSAGTGAIPPWQQQQGAAAVATSTGAPQMQGSPSMVPLPPGVQPPLPPGAPPPPPPPPPGSAGMMYAPPPPPPPMDPTNFVTMMGVGVPALPPFGMPPAPPPPPPQN is encoded by the exons ATGGTGGCGCTCAACCCAGATTTCAAGCCACCAGCTGATTACAA ACCTCCAGCAACTCGAGTGAGTGATAAGGTGATGATCCCACAGGATGAATATCCTGAGATTAACTTTGTTGGGCTTCTGATTGGACCCAG AGGGAACACACTGAAGAACATTGAGAAGGAGTGCAACGCTAAGATTATGATCAGAGGCAAAGGGTCTGTGAAAGAAGGGAAGGTGGGCCGGAAAGATGGCCAGATGCTGCCTGGTGAGGATGAGCCACTTCATGCTTTGGTCACAGCTAACACCATGGAGAATGTGAAGAAGGCTGTGgaacag ATCCGGAACATTCTGAAGCAAGGCATTGAAACTCCAGAGGACCAGAATGATCTGCGCAAGATGCAGCTGCGGGAACTGGCCCGCCTCAATGGGACACTGCGTGAAGATGACAACAG AATTCTGCGTCCATGGCAAAACACTGAGACTCGCAGCATCACCAACACCACTGTGTGTACCAAGTGTGGAGGAGCTGGCCACATTGCATCAGATTGCAAGTTTGCCCG GCCTGGAGACCCCCAGTCAGCCCAGGATAAAGCACGCATGGACAAGGAATACCTGTCTCTGATGGCTGAGTTGGGAGAAGCTCCTGTCCCAGCATCGGTGGGATCATCTTCGGGACCTTCCAATCCACCGCTGCCAAGTGGTCCAAGACCTTCGGGGCCAGGAAACAACCAGCCACCTCCT AACCGCCCGCCATGGATGAACTCTGGCCCCTCTGAAAACAGGCCCTTCCATGGGATGCATGGTGGCGGCGGAGGTGGAggcggtggtggaggaggagggggacctGGAGGGCCTGGTGGCCCTCACAATTTCCCCCACCACATGTCAAATATGGGAGGACATGGGGGCCACCCAATGCAGCACAACCCCAACGGTCCTCCACCTTGGATGCAACCTCACAACCCACCAATGAACCAGGGACCACATCCTCACGGTCCCCCTGGGCCTCATCACATGG ATCAGTACCTGGGCAATGCGCCAGTGGGCTCTGGGGTCTATCGCCTCCAAGGAAAAG GTATGATGCCGCCTCCGATGGGTATGATGCCCCCGCCGCCCCCTCCGCCCAGTGGTCAGCCTCCCCCGCCTCCCTCTGGTCCTCTTCccccatggcagcagcagcagcagcctccaccCCCGCCTCCCAGCAGCAGTACTCCCTTGCCATGGCAGCAAA ATACgacgaccaccaccaccacgagcGCTGGCACCGGGGCCATCCctccatggcagcagcagcagggagcggCGGCGGTGGCAACTTCTACGGGGGCCCCACAGATGCAAGGCAGCCCCTCCATGGTGCCTTTGCCTCCAGGGGTCCAGCCTCcgctgccgcccggggccccgcctcctcccccgcccccgccgcctGGCTCCGCGGGCATGATGTacgcccctccccctcctccgcctcccATGGACCCTACTAATTTTGTCAccatgatgggggttggagtgcCAGCCTTGCCACCGTTTGGCATGCCCCCtgctcccccaccacccccaccacagaACTGA
- the SF1 gene encoding splicing factor 1 isoform X3, with the protein MDQKTVIPGMPTVIPPGLTREQERAYIVQLQIEDLTRKLRTGDLGIPPNPEDRSPSPEPIYNSEGKRLNTREFRTRKKLEEERHNLITEMVALNPDFKPPADYKPPATRVSDKVMIPQDEYPEINFVGLLIGPRGNTLKNIEKECNAKIMIRGKGSVKEGKVGRKDGQMLPGEDEPLHALVTANTMENVKKAVEQIRNILKQGIETPEDQNDLRKMQLRELARLNGTLREDDNRILRPWQNTETRSITNTTVCTKCGGAGHIASDCKFARPGDPQSAQDKARMDKEYLSLMAELGEAPVPASVGSSSGPSNPPLPSGPRPSGPGNNQPPPNRPPWMNSGPSENRPFHGMHGGGGGGGGGGGGGGPGGPGGPHNFPHHMSNMGGHGGHPMQHNPNGPPPWMQPHNPPMNQGPHPHGPPGPHHMVPGQCASGLWGLSPPRKRYDAASDGYDAPAAPSAQWSASPASLWSSSPMAAAAAASTPASQQQYSLAMAAKYDDHHHHERWHRGHPSMAAAAGSGGGGNFYGGPTDARQPLHGAFASRGPASAAARGPASSPAPAAWLRGHDVRPSPSSASHGPY; encoded by the exons ATGGACCAGAAGACTGTCATCCCTGGAATGCCCACAGTTATCCCTCCTGGGCTTACCCGTGAACAAGAGAGAGCTTATATAG TGCAACTGCAGATAGAAGACCTGACTCGTAAACTGCGCACAGGAGACCTGGGCATCCCCCCTAACCCTGAGGACAG GTCTCCTTCCCCTGAACCGATTTACAATAGCGAGGGGAAGCGTTTGAACACCCGTGAATTCCGTACACGCAAGAAACTGGAAGAGGAGAGGCACAACCTGATAACAGAGATGGTGGCGCTCAACCCAGATTTCAAGCCACCAGCTGATTACAA ACCTCCAGCAACTCGAGTGAGTGATAAGGTGATGATCCCACAGGATGAATATCCTGAGATTAACTTTGTTGGGCTTCTGATTGGACCCAG AGGGAACACACTGAAGAACATTGAGAAGGAGTGCAACGCTAAGATTATGATCAGAGGCAAAGGGTCTGTGAAAGAAGGGAAGGTGGGCCGGAAAGATGGCCAGATGCTGCCTGGTGAGGATGAGCCACTTCATGCTTTGGTCACAGCTAACACCATGGAGAATGTGAAGAAGGCTGTGgaacag ATCCGGAACATTCTGAAGCAAGGCATTGAAACTCCAGAGGACCAGAATGATCTGCGCAAGATGCAGCTGCGGGAACTGGCCCGCCTCAATGGGACACTGCGTGAAGATGACAACAG AATTCTGCGTCCATGGCAAAACACTGAGACTCGCAGCATCACCAACACCACTGTGTGTACCAAGTGTGGAGGAGCTGGCCACATTGCATCAGATTGCAAGTTTGCCCG GCCTGGAGACCCCCAGTCAGCCCAGGATAAAGCACGCATGGACAAGGAATACCTGTCTCTGATGGCTGAGTTGGGAGAAGCTCCTGTCCCAGCATCGGTGGGATCATCTTCGGGACCTTCCAATCCACCGCTGCCAAGTGGTCCAAGACCTTCGGGGCCAGGAAACAACCAGCCACCTCCT AACCGCCCGCCATGGATGAACTCTGGCCCCTCTGAAAACAGGCCCTTCCATGGGATGCATGGTGGCGGCGGAGGTGGAggcggtggtggaggaggagggggacctGGAGGGCCTGGTGGCCCTCACAATTTCCCCCACCACATGTCAAATATGGGAGGACATGGGGGCCACCCAATGCAGCACAACCCCAACGGTCCTCCACCTTGGATGCAACCTCACAACCCACCAATGAACCAGGGACCACATCCTCACGGTCCCCCTGGGCCTCATCACATGG TACCTGGGCAATGCGCCAGTGGGCTCTGGGGTCTATCGCCTCCAAGGAAAAG GTATGATGCCGCCTCCGATGGGTATGATGCCCCCGCCGCCCCCTCCGCCCAGTGGTCAGCCTCCCCCGCCTCCCTCTGGTCCTCTTCccccatggcagcagcagcagcagcctccaccCCCGCCTCCCAGCAGCAGTACTCCCTTGCCATGGCAGCAAA ATACgacgaccaccaccaccacgagcGCTGGCACCGGGGCCATCCctccatggcagcagcagcagggagcggCGGCGGTGGCAACTTCTACGGGGGCCCCACAGATGCAAGGCAGCCCCTCCATGGTGCCTTTGCCTCCAGGGGTCCAGCCTCcgctgccgcccggggccccgcctcctcccccgcccccgccgcctGGCTCCGCGGGCATGATGTacgcccctccccctcctccgcctcccATGGACCCTACTAA
- the SF1 gene encoding splicing factor 1 isoform X2, with translation MDQKTVIPGMPTVIPPGLTREQERAYIVQLQIEDLTRKLRTGDLGIPPNPEDRSPSPEPIYNSEGKRLNTREFRTRKKLEEERHNLITEMVALNPDFKPPADYKPPATRVSDKVMIPQDEYPEINFVGLLIGPRGNTLKNIEKECNAKIMIRGKGSVKEGKVGRKDGQMLPGEDEPLHALVTANTMENVKKAVEQIRNILKQGIETPEDQNDLRKMQLRELARLNGTLREDDNRILRPWQNTETRSITNTTVCTKCGGAGHIASDCKFARPGDPQSAQDKARMDKEYLSLMAELGEAPVPASVGSSSGPSNPPLPSGPRPSGPGNNQPPPNRPPWMNSGPSENRPFHGMHGGGGGGGGGGGGGGPGGPGGPHNFPHHMSNMGGHGGHPMQHNPNGPPPWMQPHNPPMNQGPHPHGPPGPHHMDQYLGNAPVGSGVYRLQGKGMMPPPMGMMPPPPPPPSGQPPPPPSGPLPPWQQQQQPPPPPPSSSTPLPWQQSEYDDHHHHERWHRGHPSMAAAAGSGGGGNFYGGPTDARQPLHGAFASRGPASAAARGPASSPAPAAWLRGHDVRPSPSSASHGPY, from the exons ATGGACCAGAAGACTGTCATCCCTGGAATGCCCACAGTTATCCCTCCTGGGCTTACCCGTGAACAAGAGAGAGCTTATATAG TGCAACTGCAGATAGAAGACCTGACTCGTAAACTGCGCACAGGAGACCTGGGCATCCCCCCTAACCCTGAGGACAG GTCTCCTTCCCCTGAACCGATTTACAATAGCGAGGGGAAGCGTTTGAACACCCGTGAATTCCGTACACGCAAGAAACTGGAAGAGGAGAGGCACAACCTGATAACAGAGATGGTGGCGCTCAACCCAGATTTCAAGCCACCAGCTGATTACAA ACCTCCAGCAACTCGAGTGAGTGATAAGGTGATGATCCCACAGGATGAATATCCTGAGATTAACTTTGTTGGGCTTCTGATTGGACCCAG AGGGAACACACTGAAGAACATTGAGAAGGAGTGCAACGCTAAGATTATGATCAGAGGCAAAGGGTCTGTGAAAGAAGGGAAGGTGGGCCGGAAAGATGGCCAGATGCTGCCTGGTGAGGATGAGCCACTTCATGCTTTGGTCACAGCTAACACCATGGAGAATGTGAAGAAGGCTGTGgaacag ATCCGGAACATTCTGAAGCAAGGCATTGAAACTCCAGAGGACCAGAATGATCTGCGCAAGATGCAGCTGCGGGAACTGGCCCGCCTCAATGGGACACTGCGTGAAGATGACAACAG AATTCTGCGTCCATGGCAAAACACTGAGACTCGCAGCATCACCAACACCACTGTGTGTACCAAGTGTGGAGGAGCTGGCCACATTGCATCAGATTGCAAGTTTGCCCG GCCTGGAGACCCCCAGTCAGCCCAGGATAAAGCACGCATGGACAAGGAATACCTGTCTCTGATGGCTGAGTTGGGAGAAGCTCCTGTCCCAGCATCGGTGGGATCATCTTCGGGACCTTCCAATCCACCGCTGCCAAGTGGTCCAAGACCTTCGGGGCCAGGAAACAACCAGCCACCTCCT AACCGCCCGCCATGGATGAACTCTGGCCCCTCTGAAAACAGGCCCTTCCATGGGATGCATGGTGGCGGCGGAGGTGGAggcggtggtggaggaggagggggacctGGAGGGCCTGGTGGCCCTCACAATTTCCCCCACCACATGTCAAATATGGGAGGACATGGGGGCCACCCAATGCAGCACAACCCCAACGGTCCTCCACCTTGGATGCAACCTCACAACCCACCAATGAACCAGGGACCACATCCTCACGGTCCCCCTGGGCCTCATCACATGG ATCAGTACCTGGGCAATGCGCCAGTGGGCTCTGGGGTCTATCGCCTCCAAGGAAAAG GTATGATGCCGCCTCCGATGGGTATGATGCCCCCGCCGCCCCCTCCGCCCAGTGGTCAGCCTCCCCCGCCTCCCTCTGGTCCTCTTCccccatggcagcagcagcagcagcctccaccCCCGCCTCCCAGCAGCAGTACTCCCTTGCCATGGCAGCAAAGTGA ATACgacgaccaccaccaccacgagcGCTGGCACCGGGGCCATCCctccatggcagcagcagcagggagcggCGGCGGTGGCAACTTCTACGGGGGCCCCACAGATGCAAGGCAGCCCCTCCATGGTGCCTTTGCCTCCAGGGGTCCAGCCTCcgctgccgcccggggccccgcctcctcccccgcccccgccgcctGGCTCCGCGGGCATGATGTacgcccctccccctcctccgcctcccATGGACCCTACTAA
- the SF1 gene encoding splicing factor 1 isoform X4 yields MDQKTVIPGMPTVIPPGLTREQERAYIVQLQIEDLTRKLRTGDLGIPPNPEDRSPSPEPIYNSEGKRLNTREFRTRKKLEEERHNLITEMVALNPDFKPPADYKPPATRVSDKVMIPQDEYPEINFVGLLIGPRGNTLKNIEKECNAKIMIRGKGSVKEGKVGRKDGQMLPGEDEPLHALVTANTMENVKKAVEQIRNILKQGIETPEDQNDLRKMQLRELARLNGTLREDDNRILRPWQNTETRSITNTTVCTKCGGAGHIASDCKFARPGDPQSAQDKARMDKEYLSLMAELGEAPVPASVGSSSGPSNPPLPSGPRPSGPGNNQPPPNRPPWMNSGPSENRPFHGMHGGGGGGGGGGGGGGPGGPGGPHNFPHHMSNMGGHGGHPMQHNPNGPPPWMQPHNPPMNQGPHPHGPPGPHHMVPGQCASGLWGLSPPRKRYDAASDGYDAPAAPSAQWSASPASLWSSSPMAAAAAASTPASQQQYSLAMAAK; encoded by the exons ATGGACCAGAAGACTGTCATCCCTGGAATGCCCACAGTTATCCCTCCTGGGCTTACCCGTGAACAAGAGAGAGCTTATATAG TGCAACTGCAGATAGAAGACCTGACTCGTAAACTGCGCACAGGAGACCTGGGCATCCCCCCTAACCCTGAGGACAG GTCTCCTTCCCCTGAACCGATTTACAATAGCGAGGGGAAGCGTTTGAACACCCGTGAATTCCGTACACGCAAGAAACTGGAAGAGGAGAGGCACAACCTGATAACAGAGATGGTGGCGCTCAACCCAGATTTCAAGCCACCAGCTGATTACAA ACCTCCAGCAACTCGAGTGAGTGATAAGGTGATGATCCCACAGGATGAATATCCTGAGATTAACTTTGTTGGGCTTCTGATTGGACCCAG AGGGAACACACTGAAGAACATTGAGAAGGAGTGCAACGCTAAGATTATGATCAGAGGCAAAGGGTCTGTGAAAGAAGGGAAGGTGGGCCGGAAAGATGGCCAGATGCTGCCTGGTGAGGATGAGCCACTTCATGCTTTGGTCACAGCTAACACCATGGAGAATGTGAAGAAGGCTGTGgaacag ATCCGGAACATTCTGAAGCAAGGCATTGAAACTCCAGAGGACCAGAATGATCTGCGCAAGATGCAGCTGCGGGAACTGGCCCGCCTCAATGGGACACTGCGTGAAGATGACAACAG AATTCTGCGTCCATGGCAAAACACTGAGACTCGCAGCATCACCAACACCACTGTGTGTACCAAGTGTGGAGGAGCTGGCCACATTGCATCAGATTGCAAGTTTGCCCG GCCTGGAGACCCCCAGTCAGCCCAGGATAAAGCACGCATGGACAAGGAATACCTGTCTCTGATGGCTGAGTTGGGAGAAGCTCCTGTCCCAGCATCGGTGGGATCATCTTCGGGACCTTCCAATCCACCGCTGCCAAGTGGTCCAAGACCTTCGGGGCCAGGAAACAACCAGCCACCTCCT AACCGCCCGCCATGGATGAACTCTGGCCCCTCTGAAAACAGGCCCTTCCATGGGATGCATGGTGGCGGCGGAGGTGGAggcggtggtggaggaggagggggacctGGAGGGCCTGGTGGCCCTCACAATTTCCCCCACCACATGTCAAATATGGGAGGACATGGGGGCCACCCAATGCAGCACAACCCCAACGGTCCTCCACCTTGGATGCAACCTCACAACCCACCAATGAACCAGGGACCACATCCTCACGGTCCCCCTGGGCCTCATCACATGG TACCTGGGCAATGCGCCAGTGGGCTCTGGGGTCTATCGCCTCCAAGGAAAAG GTATGATGCCGCCTCCGATGGGTATGATGCCCCCGCCGCCCCCTCCGCCCAGTGGTCAGCCTCCCCCGCCTCCCTCTGGTCCTCTTCccccatggcagcagcagcagcagcctccaccCCCGCCTCCCAGCAGCAGTACTCCCTTGCCATGGCAGCAAAGTGA